One part of the [Pantoea] beijingensis genome encodes these proteins:
- a CDS encoding DUF883 family protein, with protein sequence MFSKREARKNLDYAQDRSRELSDDVCEGVKSAASHSCAYLKENPWAGVGVGAALGFIVGVLISKK encoded by the coding sequence ATGTTTTCAAAACGTGAAGCCCGTAAAAACCTGGACTATGCACAGGATCGTTCGCGAGAACTGAGCGATGATGTTTGTGAGGGTGTTAAAAGCGCGGCAAGTCACTCTTGCGCGTATCTCAAAGAGAATCCCTGGGCTGGTGTCGGCGTTGGTGCCGCGCTGGGCTTTATCGTTGGTGTGTTAATTAGCAAAAAATAA
- a CDS encoding GlsB/YeaQ/YmgE family stress response membrane protein, with protein MGILSWIIFGLIAGIIAKWIMPGKDGGGFIITIVLGIIGAVVGGWISTFFGFGKVDGFNFGSFVVAVIGAIVVLWIYRKVKS; from the coding sequence ATGGGTATCCTGTCCTGGATTATTTTTGGTTTAATCGCAGGTATCATCGCAAAATGGATTATGCCGGGTAAAGATGGCGGCGGTTTCATTATCACCATCGTCCTGGGTATTATTGGTGCGGTTGTTGGTGGCTGGATCAGCACATTCTTCGGCTTTGGTAAAGTCGATGGATTTAATTTCGGCAGCTTCGTTGTAGCGGTTATTGGCGCTATCGTGGTGCTGTGGATCTACCGTAAAGTTAAAAGTTAA
- a CDS encoding DUF4286 family protein, whose product MNRSVQGMLFVATDINHADEADFNHWYDREHVEERVAIDGFLSGTRYQSLGSGRQYLGLYKTTSLADFTSKAYHAAFTRQTDWSVANLRKMVNPMRRVCAIEAKVGFGSGSHLAIISLPDGSDVVAVHRLGETLFAEAGFITSYLLVPDVELSTPLPKEPRENRQLLPMMLIESSSAEASQRLAAQACAVLNTRAQFYAMSWQLTKQEIAP is encoded by the coding sequence ATGAATCGTTCTGTACAAGGGATGCTGTTTGTTGCAACGGATATCAATCACGCTGATGAGGCTGATTTTAATCATTGGTATGACCGCGAACATGTTGAAGAGCGGGTCGCTATTGACGGTTTCCTCAGCGGTACCCGCTATCAATCGCTGGGTAGCGGACGCCAATACCTCGGTCTGTATAAAACCACCTCTCTGGCTGATTTTACCAGCAAAGCCTATCACGCTGCCTTCACCCGCCAGACGGACTGGTCGGTTGCTAACCTGCGTAAAATGGTTAATCCGATGCGCCGCGTCTGCGCGATTGAAGCGAAAGTCGGTTTTGGCAGTGGCAGCCATCTGGCGATTATTTCATTGCCGGACGGCAGCGATGTGGTAGCCGTTCATCGACTGGGTGAAACGCTTTTCGCAGAAGCGGGCTTTATCACCTCTTATCTGCTGGTACCTGATGTTGAACTGAGCACGCCGCTGCCAAAAGAGCCGCGTGAAAACCGCCAGTTGCTGCCGATGATGCTGATCGAGAGCAGCAGCGCAGAGGCCAGCCAGCGCCTCGCCGCGCAGGCGTGCGCGGTGCTGAATACCCGCGCACAGTTCTACGCCATGAGCTGGCAACTGACCAAACAGGAGATCGCACCATGA
- a CDS encoding TonB-dependent siderophore receptor: MRMASSVKRSTLLCSLALLAPALSFAAETLVVTAQPAETALSPTSGYTAKSTTGATKTDRPLITTAQSVSVVTRQQIDDLGATNVNQALNYTAGAFTNFAGAASRYDTVSLRGFHGGDVDNIFLDGLRVMSDGGSFNVLQVDPWFLERIDVIKGPSSALYGQTVPGGLVNMTTQRPQFAEEGHFRLSAGNNATTSSAFDYTNAINDQWAFRLTGITRHSDTQYDHTREEKYALSPSVLWQPDDNTSLVLKAYLQKDPSGGYHGSVPGEGSLYRHNGYKLSHGFYEGDTSLDQFKRHEQIYSYNFSHRFDDTWSFRSNASYSHSNVDLDQVYQYGWVSGTDLLNRAYSGERSSLAAYAIDNQLEADFATGHLDHTVVLGAEYHRYKNDLFEASGTPGQLNAVTGQPVGPMSPVTWTPSNRRYYQTGVYLQDEIKLNKWHLDVSGRYDRIVADNSNAARRQDDHVSGRAALLYAFDNGFSPYVSWSQAITPSSLPDKDGNLLKPTTAEQYEAGVKYQPPGTDDLYSIAAYDLTQKDVGNRVVLGSYYEPAGKVHSQGIELEAHNQLTPRLSTVASWTLNRVRFKDAIDGNNGNTPYVTPDQMVAAWGHYKFDYGISVGAGVRYIGKQWADNENTRRVPSVTLFDASVRADLGIWNSSLKGAYVQVNANNLTDRDYVAACYGTGYCYWGAERSVVASIGYDF; this comes from the coding sequence ATGAGAATGGCCTCTTCCGTCAAGCGTTCCACTCTATTGTGTTCACTTGCCCTACTCGCGCCAGCGCTTTCTTTTGCTGCAGAGACACTCGTTGTAACAGCGCAACCTGCCGAAACGGCGCTGTCTCCCACTTCAGGCTACACCGCAAAATCCACTACCGGCGCCACCAAAACCGACCGGCCCCTAATCACCACTGCACAGTCCGTTTCAGTGGTAACACGCCAGCAGATAGACGATTTGGGCGCCACTAACGTTAATCAGGCGCTTAACTATACCGCCGGCGCTTTTACTAACTTCGCCGGGGCTGCATCACGTTATGATACGGTGTCGCTGCGGGGCTTTCATGGTGGCGACGTCGATAATATCTTCCTTGATGGCCTGCGCGTGATGAGTGATGGCGGGAGCTTTAACGTATTACAGGTCGATCCCTGGTTCCTTGAACGGATCGACGTGATTAAAGGCCCCTCTTCTGCGTTATATGGACAAACGGTGCCGGGCGGTTTGGTGAATATGACCACTCAGCGGCCGCAATTTGCCGAGGAAGGACATTTCCGCCTCTCTGCCGGCAATAATGCCACCACCAGCAGCGCATTTGACTATACCAATGCGATTAACGATCAATGGGCTTTTCGTTTGACCGGCATCACACGGCACAGTGATACCCAGTATGATCATACGCGGGAAGAGAAGTACGCCCTCTCTCCGTCGGTGTTGTGGCAACCGGATGACAATACATCGCTGGTGTTAAAAGCCTATCTGCAAAAAGATCCGTCCGGGGGTTATCACGGTTCGGTGCCGGGTGAAGGGTCGCTGTATCGCCACAACGGCTATAAACTGAGTCATGGTTTTTATGAAGGCGATACCTCGCTCGATCAATTCAAACGCCATGAGCAGATCTACAGCTATAACTTTTCCCATCGCTTTGACGATACCTGGTCATTCCGCTCCAATGCCAGCTATAGCCACTCTAACGTCGATCTTGATCAGGTCTATCAATATGGCTGGGTGTCGGGCACGGATCTCCTGAACCGCGCCTATTCCGGAGAACGTTCATCACTGGCTGCCTACGCTATTGATAACCAGTTAGAGGCCGATTTTGCTACTGGCCATTTGGATCACACCGTGGTGCTGGGCGCGGAATACCATCGCTATAAAAATGACCTCTTCGAGGCCAGCGGCACGCCTGGTCAGCTCAATGCGGTGACGGGGCAACCGGTAGGCCCAATGTCGCCTGTCACCTGGACGCCATCAAACCGCCGCTATTATCAGACCGGCGTCTATCTGCAGGACGAGATAAAACTGAATAAGTGGCATCTTGATGTTTCCGGGCGCTACGATCGTATCGTCGCCGATAATAGCAACGCCGCACGCAGGCAGGACGATCATGTCAGTGGACGGGCAGCGTTGCTCTATGCGTTTGATAACGGATTTTCACCGTATGTAAGCTGGAGTCAGGCCATCACGCCCTCCTCGCTGCCGGATAAAGATGGTAACCTGCTGAAACCGACCACCGCCGAACAATATGAGGCCGGCGTGAAATATCAGCCGCCCGGAACCGATGACCTTTATAGTATTGCAGCCTACGATCTGACGCAGAAAGATGTCGGTAACCGCGTGGTGCTCGGCTCCTATTATGAACCCGCAGGAAAAGTCCACTCTCAGGGGATTGAACTGGAAGCGCATAATCAGCTGACGCCGCGTCTGAGTACCGTGGCCTCCTGGACTCTGAATCGTGTGCGCTTTAAAGACGCGATTGACGGTAACAATGGCAATACGCCTTATGTTACACCCGACCAGATGGTTGCTGCATGGGGGCACTACAAATTCGATTACGGCATCAGCGTCGGCGCTGGCGTACGCTATATTGGCAAGCAGTGGGCAGATAATGAGAATACCCGCCGGGTACCCTCGGTAACGCTGTTCGATGCTTCAGTTCGCGCCGATCTTGGTATATGGAATTCATCGCTGAAAGGCGCTTATGTGCAGGTGAATGCTAATAATCTGACTGACCGTGATTATGTCGCGGCCTGTTACGGTACCGGCTATTGCTATTGGGGCGCTGAACGTTCTGTCGTTGCCAGCATCGGCTATGATTTTTAG
- a CDS encoding GntR family transcriptional regulator has protein sequence MNNAATETYEEETAKTRSISLNELAYLRFKQALITLSYKPGDYLNTAQVMADLEMGRTPINQAIHRLAAEGLLQVIPRKGVMVAPLSIDDALELIEVRLANESLCIRLACPRVTAADIATLRALNLKIADACNQRDRIAMMMLDREFHHLLASIAANGRLSDILSVIHAQAQRFWATTLSQEIHMQEVIAEHNAIIDALSMQNMMAAEAATQEHILSFKRALLAG, from the coding sequence GTGAATAATGCCGCCACGGAAACATATGAAGAAGAGACTGCAAAAACGCGCTCTATTTCGTTGAACGAACTGGCTTATTTGCGTTTTAAACAGGCACTGATTACCTTGAGCTACAAGCCGGGAGATTATCTGAATACTGCCCAGGTGATGGCCGACCTTGAAATGGGACGCACACCCATTAACCAGGCAATCCACCGACTGGCCGCTGAAGGGTTGTTGCAGGTCATTCCCCGCAAAGGCGTGATGGTTGCGCCCCTTTCCATTGATGATGCTCTTGAATTAATTGAGGTTCGGTTGGCCAATGAGTCGCTTTGCATTCGTCTCGCCTGCCCGCGGGTTACCGCTGCAGATATCGCGACCTTGCGCGCGCTTAACCTGAAGATTGCCGATGCCTGCAATCAACGCGACAGAATTGCGATGATGATGCTCGATCGTGAATTCCACCATCTGCTGGCCAGCATTGCCGCAAACGGGCGACTGAGTGATATTCTTAGCGTTATCCATGCACAGGCCCAGCGTTTCTGGGCAACGACGCTGTCACAGGAGATCCATATGCAGGAAGTGATTGCCGAGCATAATGCGATTATCGACGCGCTGTCGATGCAGAATATGATGGCAGCAGAAGCCGCAACGCAGGAACATATTCTCTCGTTCAAACGCGCCTTGTTGGCGGGTTAA
- a CDS encoding MFS transporter, translating to MTLLQTDNPSRETTADASATPNTGQLAAASSIGTALEWYDFTVYNIMAALIFNHVFFPSFDPLVGTILAFSTYAVGYISRPIGGMIFGHLGDVLGRRFVLVTTLVIMGVTTALMGLLPDYATLGIWSPLLLVTLRFIQGVALGGEWAGAVLLSMEHGKDHQRGRNASFAQVGPSCGTLLGTGFITLITVFISAEQFQAWGWRIPFLLSLALVFFGLWLRRSVGETPAFLNMEKNKQTTHTPLKEVITRHPRALLIAGGSRIGSDVLYALVVVFTLTYVTTVLHLPRPLALLATMAGALGNAITVPMFGALSDRWGRRPVYILGALLGVIWAFAFFMLLDSTQPWLICLAVIGGLLIHAMMYGPQAAFVTEQFPTHVRYAGSSLAYTLAGIIGGGFAPLIITSLYKEGSTLWVSLYVTLALLITLFSVWKAKETAHKPL from the coding sequence ATGACGCTACTGCAAACCGATAACCCATCACGGGAAACCACCGCAGACGCCAGCGCAACGCCCAATACGGGACAACTCGCGGCGGCCAGCTCGATTGGTACTGCACTCGAATGGTATGACTTCACCGTCTATAACATTATGGCGGCACTCATCTTCAACCACGTCTTTTTCCCGTCGTTCGATCCGCTGGTCGGAACCATTCTGGCGTTTTCCACCTATGCGGTGGGTTATATCTCGCGCCCGATTGGCGGCATGATATTTGGCCACCTCGGGGATGTTCTGGGACGTCGGTTTGTGCTGGTCACCACGTTGGTCATTATGGGCGTGACAACGGCGCTGATGGGGCTGCTGCCTGACTACGCAACGCTGGGGATTTGGAGTCCATTGCTGCTGGTGACGCTACGTTTTATTCAGGGCGTGGCGCTAGGCGGCGAATGGGCCGGTGCGGTACTGCTGTCCATGGAGCACGGCAAGGACCACCAGCGCGGTCGTAATGCTTCTTTTGCTCAGGTGGGACCGTCATGCGGCACGCTGTTGGGTACAGGTTTTATTACCCTGATCACCGTATTCATTTCTGCAGAGCAATTTCAGGCGTGGGGCTGGCGCATTCCCTTTTTGTTAAGTCTGGCACTGGTGTTTTTTGGTCTGTGGCTGAGACGTAGCGTAGGGGAAACGCCCGCTTTTCTCAACATGGAGAAAAACAAACAAACCACGCACACGCCGCTGAAAGAGGTCATTACCCGGCATCCCCGAGCGCTGCTGATTGCGGGCGGTTCACGCATTGGTTCCGATGTGCTCTATGCACTGGTGGTGGTATTTACGCTGACTTACGTCACCACGGTCTTGCATTTGCCACGCCCGCTGGCCTTACTGGCGACCATGGCGGGGGCGTTAGGTAATGCGATAACAGTGCCGATGTTTGGCGCGCTGTCGGATCGCTGGGGCAGGCGTCCGGTCTATATCCTGGGGGCGTTGTTGGGTGTTATATGGGCCTTTGCCTTCTTTATGTTGTTGGACAGCACCCAGCCGTGGCTGATTTGCCTGGCGGTCATTGGGGGACTATTGATTCACGCCATGATGTATGGTCCGCAGGCGGCGTTTGTGACTGAACAGTTTCCTACCCATGTGCGTTATGCTGGCTCCTCACTGGCTTATACCCTCGCAGGGATCATTGGCGGTGGATTTGCGCCGTTAATTATCACCTCGCTCTATAAAGAGGGCAGCACGCTGTGGGTGTCGCTTTATGTCACCCTCGCATTGTTAATCACCTTATTTTCGGTGTGGAAAGCGAAAGAAACTGCACATAAGCCGTTGTAA
- a CDS encoding ShlB/FhaC/HecB family hemolysin secretion/activation protein translates to MAFTHQSSLKASLLIALGAVFHVSAAPNNNTIFDQQQQHQQAQQEARDAQLAPDAPGVRLQAETVPDADAPFPVETTCFQIDAVALSGTQVFPHWAPLSRIANGGVGHCLGINGINQLISRLQNNLIDHGWVTSRVLAPEQDLRSGTLRLTIIPGTVRSIRYTPDADSRAFIATAMPVREGKLLDLRDIEQGLENLQRLPTVEASMELVPGSQPGESDIVISRKQSRLWHVSSWVDDSGTESTGRYQGGVMLALDNPLALSDLFYVSAGHDLGFQGKKQSTNLNAHYSLPLGYFQFDITGGKSDYVQTIAGLNGDIHYSGQSKNVNAGLSRVVQRGSNSKTTLRYGVLYRETRNYINDTELDMQRRRTSAWQLGLNHRHYLGAATLDAGVTYQHGTRWFGAMPAYEEANPGDDYATALGKTLNWSASLNLPFALADQRFRYQLSWLRQTSNTPLTPQDQISIGNRWTVRGFDGERSLSGSHGWYVQNTLAWQTPLPEQELYAGADYGEVGGRADGYSLLGRHLAGAVTGLRGNISAVGMGYDMFAGIPLSKPSGFRTDPVTLGFSINWQY, encoded by the coding sequence ATGGCGTTTACGCATCAATCCAGTTTAAAAGCGTCGTTGCTTATTGCGCTTGGGGCAGTCTTCCACGTTAGCGCGGCACCCAATAACAACACGATTTTTGACCAGCAGCAGCAACATCAGCAGGCACAGCAGGAGGCACGCGATGCGCAACTGGCGCCAGACGCACCAGGTGTACGCCTTCAGGCAGAAACTGTGCCGGATGCGGATGCGCCATTCCCGGTCGAAACAACCTGTTTCCAGATTGATGCCGTGGCGCTCTCCGGCACGCAAGTTTTTCCTCACTGGGCACCGCTTTCACGCATTGCTAACGGCGGCGTGGGGCACTGTCTTGGCATTAACGGCATTAATCAGTTAATCAGTCGACTACAGAATAATCTTATCGATCACGGCTGGGTGACCAGCCGGGTATTAGCGCCGGAGCAGGACCTGAGGAGTGGAACATTACGCCTGACCATCATTCCGGGGACAGTCCGCTCAATACGTTATACGCCTGATGCGGACAGTCGCGCGTTTATCGCCACCGCAATGCCCGTCAGGGAAGGCAAGCTATTAGATTTACGTGATATTGAACAGGGGCTGGAAAACCTTCAGCGTCTGCCTACCGTTGAAGCCAGCATGGAGCTGGTTCCAGGCAGCCAGCCGGGCGAAAGCGACATTGTGATTTCGCGTAAGCAATCACGCCTCTGGCATGTCAGTAGCTGGGTGGATGATTCCGGAACGGAAAGCACCGGACGTTATCAGGGTGGGGTGATGCTGGCGCTGGATAATCCGTTAGCGCTCAGCGACCTGTTTTATGTCTCTGCGGGACATGACCTCGGTTTTCAGGGCAAAAAACAAAGTACCAACCTTAACGCACACTACTCACTGCCGTTGGGCTACTTCCAGTTCGATATCACCGGCGGGAAATCTGATTACGTACAGACCATTGCCGGACTCAACGGCGATATCCACTATTCAGGTCAAAGCAAAAATGTGAATGCCGGGCTGAGCCGGGTGGTGCAACGCGGGAGCAACAGCAAAACCACCTTGCGTTATGGCGTGCTGTATCGCGAAACGCGCAACTATATCAACGACACCGAGCTGGACATGCAGCGTCGTCGAACCAGTGCCTGGCAACTGGGACTCAATCATCGTCATTATCTGGGCGCAGCGACGCTGGATGCAGGCGTTACTTACCAGCATGGTACGCGCTGGTTTGGTGCGATGCCTGCGTATGAAGAGGCTAATCCCGGTGATGACTATGCCACGGCGCTGGGCAAAACCCTTAACTGGAGCGCGTCGTTAAATCTGCCCTTTGCGTTGGCAGACCAGCGATTCCGTTACCAGCTTAGCTGGCTACGCCAAACCAGCAATACACCGCTGACGCCGCAGGATCAGATCTCTATCGGTAACCGCTGGACGGTTCGTGGATTTGACGGCGAGCGTTCGCTAAGCGGCAGCCACGGTTGGTACGTGCAGAATACGCTCGCCTGGCAAACACCGCTGCCTGAGCAGGAGCTCTATGCGGGTGCAGATTATGGTGAGGTCGGGGGGCGTGCGGACGGTTATTCGTTGCTGGGGCGCCATCTGGCGGGCGCTGTCACCGGGCTGCGCGGCAACATTAGCGCGGTGGGCATGGGTTATGACATGTTTGCAGGCATTCCACTTTCTAAACCAAGCGGTTTTCGCACCGATCCGGTGACGCTGGGTTTCAGTATTAACTGGCAGTATTAA
- a CDS encoding DUF2848 domain-containing protein — MKLRFTLQSHQEEAINVDVNQLVIAGWAGRDYHAVMHHIRELEALGVPRPGAVPLFYRVAINQLSQHDTLEVVGEHTSGEAEPFIFTYHGELYVSLASDHTDRQLEAHSVALSKQVCVKPVAQQAWRMAEVAEHWDSLMLRSWIRENDEWTLYQQGSLASLRTPGDLLERYTGGQSLPADGLAMSCGTLSTIGGIRPASEFRMELIDETLGRTLSHTYRSVTLPIVA; from the coding sequence ATGAAACTGCGTTTTACGTTACAGTCACATCAGGAAGAAGCTATTAATGTAGATGTTAATCAACTAGTTATTGCTGGTTGGGCTGGTCGTGACTATCACGCCGTCATGCACCATATCCGTGAGCTGGAAGCGCTGGGGGTGCCCCGACCTGGTGCAGTTCCACTGTTTTATCGTGTCGCGATTAACCAGCTTTCTCAGCATGACACGCTGGAAGTTGTTGGGGAGCACACATCCGGCGAAGCGGAACCGTTCATCTTCACCTACCACGGAGAACTTTACGTATCCCTGGCGTCAGACCATACCGATCGGCAACTGGAAGCCCACAGCGTGGCGCTGTCAAAGCAGGTCTGCGTAAAACCAGTGGCTCAACAGGCATGGCGTATGGCAGAAGTTGCCGAACACTGGGATAGCTTAATGCTGCGCTCCTGGATCCGTGAAAATGATGAGTGGACACTTTATCAGCAGGGATCGCTCGCCAGTTTACGTACGCCGGGCGATCTGCTGGAACGTTATACCGGCGGTCAATCGCTGCCTGCCGATGGGCTGGCGATGAGTTGCGGCACGCTGAGCACAATAGGTGGCATCCGGCCTGCCAGTGAGTTTCGTATGGAACTGATCGATGAAACGTTGGGTCGCACCCTTTCTCACACTTATCGCAGCGTTACGCTGCCGATTGTGGCCTGA
- a CDS encoding amidase — MKQYSLRQVSEAIAQGNVSAVALVEDALAHINNEQGEGQRVFIQTYQQSAREQAQAADRRWAQQQAFSAIDGLPVSIKDLFDVKGEATTGGSVVLSTAAPAAQNAAIVDRLLAAGAVIMGKTNMTEFAYSGLGINPHYGTPANAFDRENKRIPGGSSSGAAVAITDGMCLGSVGTDTGGSVRIPAALCGLTGYKPTARRISSAGLQPLSPSLDSIGVIAHDVSSCLLLDSIIADSPLVVERAVLAKARFAIPQSLVLEGMDETVTHAFYQALEQLRAQGATLETLPLEEFLELAGINARGGFTALESWQWHQQIIAAGAGQYDPRVLSRIRRGAELTQDDGIALAALRTDWQRRVSAKLASYDGMLMPTVPTIAPTIAELDADDARYFSVNGTMLRNSSVINFLDGCAFSLPCQPEGTAPVGLMLAASAGEDARLAGWALSIEHALKRA, encoded by the coding sequence ATGAAACAGTACAGCTTACGGCAGGTCAGTGAAGCGATCGCGCAGGGCAACGTCAGCGCAGTGGCGTTGGTCGAGGATGCGCTGGCACACATCAATAATGAGCAGGGGGAAGGTCAACGCGTTTTTATTCAGACTTATCAGCAGTCCGCACGCGAGCAGGCGCAGGCTGCGGACCGTCGTTGGGCGCAACAACAGGCGTTCAGCGCCATTGATGGCCTGCCCGTCTCGATAAAAGATCTGTTTGATGTTAAAGGCGAGGCAACCACGGGGGGGTCAGTCGTACTCAGCACTGCCGCGCCGGCGGCGCAGAATGCGGCCATCGTTGACCGCTTGCTTGCCGCAGGGGCGGTCATCATGGGCAAAACCAATATGACCGAATTTGCCTATTCCGGTCTGGGGATCAATCCCCATTACGGTACGCCTGCCAACGCCTTCGATCGTGAAAACAAACGTATCCCCGGCGGTTCCTCATCCGGCGCGGCCGTCGCGATAACCGATGGCATGTGCCTGGGTTCTGTCGGTACTGACACCGGCGGTTCGGTGCGCATCCCGGCGGCGCTTTGTGGGTTGACAGGTTATAAGCCCACGGCGCGCCGGATTTCCTCTGCCGGGCTGCAACCGCTGTCGCCTTCGCTGGACTCGATTGGCGTTATTGCCCATGACGTGAGTAGTTGCCTGCTGCTGGACAGTATTATTGCCGATTCCCCGCTGGTTGTGGAACGCGCTGTACTGGCAAAGGCGCGGTTCGCGATCCCACAAAGCCTGGTGCTGGAAGGAATGGATGAAACCGTGACCCATGCTTTTTACCAGGCGCTGGAGCAGTTGCGAGCGCAGGGGGCTACGCTGGAAACGCTCCCGCTGGAAGAGTTTCTCGAACTGGCTGGCATCAATGCCCGTGGTGGTTTTACCGCACTCGAATCCTGGCAGTGGCACCAGCAGATTATCGCGGCAGGGGCAGGACAGTACGATCCCCGCGTACTGTCGCGCATCCGTCGTGGCGCTGAGCTTACACAAGACGACGGGATCGCACTGGCTGCGTTGCGCACCGACTGGCAGCGCCGCGTTAGCGCCAAACTTGCCTCTTACGACGGCATGCTGATGCCAACGGTCCCGACTATCGCCCCGACCATTGCCGAACTGGACGCGGACGACGCGCGTTACTTCAGCGTCAATGGCACCATGCTGCGCAATTCTTCAGTCATCAACTTCCTTGACGGCTGCGCGTTCTCATTGCCGTGCCAGCCAGAAGGCACGGCACCCGTCGGCCTGATGCTTGCGGCATCAGCGGGAGAAGATGCCCGTCTTGCGGGCTGGGCATTGAGTATTGAACACGCTCTGAAGCGGGCGTAA
- the treA gene encoding alpha,alpha-trehalase TreA → MMRRAENRQWKKALVLPLMLTGMLTGYGAYAQTADAPRMLDDTPQPPDIRLGPLYHAVQSAAFFPDQKTFADAVPKYDPSSILADWQMQKNQRNFDLRHFVSANFILPAAGEKYVPPAGQSLREHINSLWPVLTRTTDKVGQYDSLLPLAKPYVVPGGRFREVYYWDSYFTMLGLAESGHWDRVQDMVDNFAQELDKYGHIPNGNRSYYLSRSQPPFFSLMVDLLATHGGEAVYSKYLPQLQKEYDYWMAGAEKVSPGEADRRVVKLKDGTVLNRYWDARDVPRTESWMDDIATAEKAPDRNKAELYRDLRAGAASGWDFSSRWFDKSGDLSTIHTTQIVPVDLNALLFHLEKTLAHASKAAKQNDASTRFDKLAKLRQQAINKTLWDEQDGWYADYNWKQERIRKQLTAATLFPLYLQAATPDKANRTAEAVEKQLVKEGGLVTTNVKTGQQWDAPNGWAPLQWVAVEGLNHYDHQTLAQDIGMRFLNNVQSTYDKQHKLVEKYVVEGKGAGGGGEYPLQDGFGWTNGVTLKLIDMYCPKGVTCNNVNDINQTKAQ, encoded by the coding sequence ATGATGAGACGAGCAGAAAACCGTCAATGGAAAAAGGCCCTGGTGTTGCCACTGATGTTAACGGGTATGCTGACGGGCTACGGGGCTTATGCGCAAACCGCTGATGCACCGCGCATGCTGGACGATACACCACAGCCACCCGATATCCGTCTGGGACCGCTTTACCATGCCGTACAATCGGCTGCGTTTTTCCCCGATCAGAAAACCTTTGCTGATGCGGTTCCGAAGTATGATCCCTCTTCTATTCTCGCCGACTGGCAAATGCAAAAAAACCAGAGAAATTTTGATTTGCGCCATTTCGTCAGCGCCAATTTTATTCTGCCAGCCGCAGGTGAAAAGTATGTCCCCCCTGCGGGACAAAGCCTGCGTGAGCATATTAATAGCCTGTGGCCCGTGTTGACTCGTACAACCGATAAGGTCGGACAGTATGATTCCCTGCTGCCATTGGCAAAACCCTATGTGGTGCCCGGTGGGCGTTTCCGCGAGGTCTATTACTGGGACAGTTACTTCACCATGCTGGGACTGGCGGAGAGCGGCCACTGGGACCGCGTGCAGGATATGGTGGATAATTTCGCACAAGAGTTGGACAAATACGGTCATATTCCTAACGGCAACCGCAGCTATTACCTGAGTCGTTCACAACCGCCGTTCTTTAGCCTGATGGTTGATTTGCTGGCAACGCACGGGGGTGAGGCGGTTTATAGCAAGTACCTGCCACAGCTGCAAAAAGAGTATGACTACTGGATGGCGGGTGCGGAGAAGGTATCGCCCGGTGAGGCCGACAGGCGGGTGGTGAAGTTAAAAGACGGCACCGTGCTTAACCGCTATTGGGATGCACGCGATGTGCCACGCACCGAGTCCTGGATGGATGATATCGCCACAGCCGAAAAAGCGCCCGATCGTAATAAGGCTGAGCTGTACCGCGATTTGCGCGCCGGGGCCGCATCCGGCTGGGATTTCAGTTCGCGCTGGTTTGATAAGTCCGGCGATCTTTCTACTATTCACACCACACAAATCGTTCCTGTCGATCTCAATGCGCTGCTGTTTCATCTTGAAAAAACGCTGGCTCACGCCAGTAAGGCCGCGAAGCAAAACGATGCCAGTACGCGCTTTGACAAGTTAGCGAAGTTACGTCAGCAGGCAATTAATAAAACACTGTGGGATGAGCAGGATGGCTGGTATGCAGATTATAACTGGAAGCAGGAACGCATACGTAAACAGCTGACCGCCGCAACCCTTTTCCCGCTTTACCTGCAGGCGGCAACGCCGGATAAAGCTAACCGCACCGCCGAAGCGGTAGAGAAACAGTTGGTTAAAGAGGGAGGGCTGGTGACCACCAATGTTAAGACCGGGCAACAGTGGGATGCGCCGAATGGCTGGGCACCGCTGCAGTGGGTCGCGGTTGAAGGCCTGAATCATTATGATCATCAGACGCTGGCACAAGATATTGGCATGCGTTTCCTTAACAATGTGCAGTCCACTTATGACAAGCAGCACAAGCTGGTTGAAAAGTATGTCGTTGAAGGCAAAGGAGCCGGCGGAGGCGGTGAGTATCCCTTGCAGGACGGATTCGGCTGGACCAACGGCGTGACGCTGAAATTGATCGATATGTACTGTCCAAAAGGTGTGACCTGCAATAACGTCAACGATATCAATCAGACAAAAGCCCAATAA